The Verrucomicrobiia bacterium genomic sequence GTGTGAAGCTGGCGTATCAGGACTATCTGAAGAAGTTCGGGGCGAAGTGATATTGCGCTTAGGACGCGGGACTGTGTTCCGCCGTCCACTCCATACTATCCCAACTTCGGGGGAATCGTGATATTCCACAGATTCTTTCCGTTCACATCCCAATGGGTCACGGTGAGCTCTTCGGTCTTCGCGTCGATCTTCATGGTGCCGAAGAACTGGTAGACATCGGATGGCGGGCGATTTCCTTTCATACCTTTTGGGATACCGATGAAACGCGTCTCAGCACCGAAGGTGTTGTCTGAAGCTGGCGGGCCGAAGGTGCCTGCGTGCAACGGGCCGGAGATGAATTCCCAGAACGGATCGAATTCTTGGAAGGTCGCCTTGCTAGGATCGTGATAAATAGAGCTGCAATGATGCACGTCCGTCGTGATCCAAACGGTATTGCGAATCTTGCGTTCTTTCAGGAAACGCAGCAGATCGGCGATCTCCAGTTCGCGGCCCAACGCAGGACCATCACCATTCGCCACAGCTTCAAAGGAATCTTTACCATCACGGCATTGGAGGCTGATGGGCATGTCGGAGCAGATGATCTTCCAAGTGGCCTTGGAAGCGGAGAGGGCGCGTTTCAATTCATCGAGTTGCTGGCGACCTAAGAAAGCGGAAGCGTCATCAAGCTCATTCTGGCGATTGGGTGAATTGGCTCCGCGATAGCTGCGCATATCGAGGAAGAACAGTTCGAGCGAAGGGCCGTAAGGGATGTTGCGATAGATGCGTTCCAGCGGATGCGGGCGGATGGGCAGGCAATCGAAGAAGGCGCGGCGGGCACGGGCGGCGAGCAGTGAAGCGCTCTTCACGGTGTAGCGTTTGTCCTCGGTCATCTGCTTGCCGGGATACCAGTTGTTCAGCACTTCATGATCGTCCCATTGGAAGTAGATGGGCACCTCGCTGTTCATGCGGCGGACGTTTTCATCGAGGAGATTGTAGAAGTGGTTGCCGCGAAATTCGCTGAGCGTTTCCGCCACTTTGCTCTTCTCCGGCGTGATGATATTTTTCCACACGGTCCCATCATCTAATTTCATCTCCGCTTGCAGAGGATTATCCGCGTAAATGGTATCGCCGCCGTGGATGAAGAAATCCGGTTGTAACTTGCGGATGGCTTCATAGGTGCGCATGCCGCCGCGACTGACATCGATGCCATAGCCTTGGCCTGCGGTGTCACCCGACCAGGCGAAGAGGATGTCGCGCTTATCCGCTGATGGTGTCTTGAATGAACCAGTGATGGATTCGGACAAGACATTGGAGTTCGCGAGGTCTTCAAAGGCGAGGCGATAGAAAATCGTCTGGCCTGGAGGCAAAGCGCCGTAGGCGAGCTTCACGGCGTAATCAGTATCCTCAAGAGCAATGGGGCCACGGATGCGGCGGCTGTCCGTGAACTTCGATGTGGTGCTCAGCTCTAAGAGCATCGTGGCGGGGCGATCGCAGCGGGACCAGAAGATGCCGTTGCTGCCGACGATGTCACCGGTCATCGCGCCGCCTTGGATGATGGGGCGATTGGCCTGGAGGACACCGGGCGCTTGCTGGGCACGAAGGATGTTCGGAAGCAAGCCGAGCGAGCCGCCGGAGAGCAGGAGATTGCGGGTGAAATGACGACGGGAGATGAGCGATGGTTTGCCGTGTGAGTTCACGGGGGAGACTATAGTGGGAAAAATAGGAGATGCGAGTATGGAAGAGGTGAAGATTGGGTGACGTGGGATTTGATGGCTATAATCATTATTGAGACCTAGTCGGTGCAGGTGCTTCGACGGCGGCCCGTTGAGGACCCCGACACTGAATCGGGCCAAGCCGCAGGCCCTACCTGCCTAGTTGTTCTTGCTGGTGAAATCATTTTGCTTTCGGTACATCCATTTCATGCAACGTCATCTCATCGCCTTGTTGGCTTTCTGTTTGGTTGTTCCATCACTTCACGCGGCGAGTCCGAATCCTTCGAAGGCGGGGATGGATGCGTTGAAGCTGACAGAGATTCCCCGGCGCATGCAGGGGTTTGTGGATAGCAACATCATCTCGGGCGCGGTGACGTTGGTGGCGCGGAATGGGCAGCTCGCTGCGCTGGATGTCGTAGGTTACAGCGATCTGGCCACGAAGAAGCCTTTGCGCGCAGATGACATGTTCTGGATCGCCTCGATGACGAAGCCCATGACCGCGACGGCGATCATGATGTTGCAGGATGAGGGCAAACTTTCGGTGGACGATCCGGTGGAGAAGCATCTGCCGGAGTTTAAGAACCAGTGGCTGGTGGATTCACAGAGCAAGGACGGCATGGTGCTGAAACGTCCGGCGCGTCCGATCACGTTGCGCGATTTGCTCACGCATACGTCCGGCATCGGGGATGTCCCGGCACCGCGTTATAATTGCACGCTCGCGGAATTGGCGATGGCTTACTCGCAGCAGCCGTTGCGTTTCCCGCCGGGCAGCAAGTGGCAGTATAGCAATCCGGGCATCAACACACTCGGGCGCATCGTGGAAGTGGCTTCGGGCAAAACGTATGCGGAGTTCATGCAGGAACGGATTTTCAATCCGCTGGGCATGAAGGATACGACGTTTCATCCTACGGCCGCGCAGGTGAAACGCATCGCGAAATCTTACAAACCTGGTGCAGGCGGGAAGGGGCTGGAAGAGACGACGGTGTATTTCGTGCAGGGTGGTATTTCAGACAAGGTGCGCACGGCTTTTCCGGCAGGCGGATTATTTTCCACGGCGGAAGATGTGCTGAAGTTTTACGAGATGATGTTGAATGGCGGCGTGTGGAAGGGCAAACGGTTGCTCTCCGAAGCGGCGGTGAAGCAGGCGACGACAACGCAGTCGGGCGATATCAAAACGGGTTTTGTAGATGGCATGAGTTTCGGGTTCGGCTTCGCCGTGGTGAAAGAGCCGCAAGGTGTGACGGGTATGTTGGCGAAGGGCACATACGGTCATGGCGGTGCTTATGCCACGCAGAGCTGGGCGGACCCAGAGAAGAAGCTGATCGTGATCTTGATGTTGCAACGCGCGGGGTTGCCGAACGGGGATGCTTCCGAGATGCGGAAGGCGTTTCAGGAGGCAGCAGCAGCGGCGGTGGTTAAGTAAGGAAACCGTTGGCTCGCTCACTCCTCACCCCTGCCCTCTCCTCATTTAGAGGAGAGGGAGAACATCTGCCCACGCTCGCGTAGCATAATGATTTAATTCTCGCCGGAGCGGAGACCGGCGCTCCGTTCGCGCTTGCTTGCGGCTTTCTTTTCGCTTCAATCACGGCATGAAACTTATCGCCCGTTCACTCATGGCCATGCTGTCTTTGACGGCGGCCGTCAATCTCATGGCCGCGGACAAACCCGTCGGCACCAGCAAGGATTTCAAAGGTCCCGTAGGTCTGCAGCTCTACAGCTTGCGCGCGGAGTTCACTGCCAAGGGAGTTCCGCCCACGCTGAAGACGGTGAAGAATTACGGTTTCCAGATCGTGGAGACGGCGGGCACTTACAACATGCCTGCGGAGAAGTTCAAGGGCTTGCTGGATGAAGCGGGCTTGAAGCCGGTGAGCGGCCATTTCCCGTTCGAGAAATATCGCGATGATGTGGAGAGCATCGCGAAGGATGCGAAGGCGCTGGGCTTGGAATACGCCGGTTGCGCCTGGATCCCACACAAGGATTCGTTCGATGAAGCCGAGGCGCGCGCGGCTATCGCGGTGTTCAACAAAGCGGGCGAAGCGTTGAAGAAACACGGCATCAAATTTTTCTACCACATCCATGGCTATGAGTTTCACAAGCATGGTGACGGCACGTTGATGGATCTCCTGCTGAAGGAGACAAATCCTGAATTCGTCGCGTTCGAGATGGATGTGTATTGGGTCGTTCATCCGGGTGAAGATCCGGTGAAGTGGCTGAACAAGTATGGCAAGCGTTGGCAGCTCATGCACATCAAGGACAAGCGCAAGGGCGTGACGGGCGATCTCACAGGCAAGTCCGACGTGAAGAACGACGTGACGGTGGGTGAAGGCCAGATGGATTGGCCAGCCATCCTGAAAGCTGCGCAGAAAGCGGGTGTGAAGTATTACTTCATCGAGGACGAATCTCCGGTGGTGAACGACCAGATCGCACCGAGCTTGAAGTATCTCGAGTCCGTAAAGTTTTAAGCGGTTGATTTGATCTACTGCACGAACGGCAGGACTAGGATGGTCCTGCCGTTTTGTTTTATGTGGCAGTGACGTGAGGAATGTGACGATA encodes the following:
- a CDS encoding alkaline phosphatase D family protein, whose translation is MNSHGKPSLISRRHFTRNLLLSGGSLGLLPNILRAQQAPGVLQANRPIIQGGAMTGDIVGSNGIFWSRCDRPATMLLELSTTSKFTDSRRIRGPIALEDTDYAVKLAYGALPPGQTIFYRLAFEDLANSNVLSESITGSFKTPSADKRDILFAWSGDTAGQGYGIDVSRGGMRTYEAIRKLQPDFFIHGGDTIYADNPLQAEMKLDDGTVWKNIITPEKSKVAETLSEFRGNHFYNLLDENVRRMNSEVPIYFQWDDHEVLNNWYPGKQMTEDKRYTVKSASLLAARARRAFFDCLPIRPHPLERIYRNIPYGPSLELFFLDMRSYRGANSPNRQNELDDASAFLGRQQLDELKRALSASKATWKIICSDMPISLQCRDGKDSFEAVANGDGPALGRELEIADLLRFLKERKIRNTVWITTDVHHCSSIYHDPSKATFQEFDPFWEFISGPLHAGTFGPPASDNTFGAETRFIGIPKGMKGNRPPSDVYQFFGTMKIDAKTEELTVTHWDVNGKNLWNITIPPKLG
- a CDS encoding serine hydrolase domain-containing protein gives rise to the protein MQRHLIALLAFCLVVPSLHAASPNPSKAGMDALKLTEIPRRMQGFVDSNIISGAVTLVARNGQLAALDVVGYSDLATKKPLRADDMFWIASMTKPMTATAIMMLQDEGKLSVDDPVEKHLPEFKNQWLVDSQSKDGMVLKRPARPITLRDLLTHTSGIGDVPAPRYNCTLAELAMAYSQQPLRFPPGSKWQYSNPGINTLGRIVEVASGKTYAEFMQERIFNPLGMKDTTFHPTAAQVKRIAKSYKPGAGGKGLEETTVYFVQGGISDKVRTAFPAGGLFSTAEDVLKFYEMMLNGGVWKGKRLLSEAAVKQATTTQSGDIKTGFVDGMSFGFGFAVVKEPQGVTGMLAKGTYGHGGAYATQSWADPEKKLIVILMLQRAGLPNGDASEMRKAFQEAAAAAVVK
- a CDS encoding sugar phosphate isomerase/epimerase; this translates as MKLIARSLMAMLSLTAAVNLMAADKPVGTSKDFKGPVGLQLYSLRAEFTAKGVPPTLKTVKNYGFQIVETAGTYNMPAEKFKGLLDEAGLKPVSGHFPFEKYRDDVESIAKDAKALGLEYAGCAWIPHKDSFDEAEARAAIAVFNKAGEALKKHGIKFFYHIHGYEFHKHGDGTLMDLLLKETNPEFVAFEMDVYWVVHPGEDPVKWLNKYGKRWQLMHIKDKRKGVTGDLTGKSDVKNDVTVGEGQMDWPAILKAAQKAGVKYYFIEDESPVVNDQIAPSLKYLESVKF